The proteins below are encoded in one region of Ostrea edulis chromosome 3, xbOstEdul1.1, whole genome shotgun sequence:
- the LOC125676960 gene encoding uncharacterized protein LOC125676960, translated as MYTFKVYLLVVLIRCSETSSSSDFGIFKEEYLNPKSVDHRKLSGRWYEHMDTLNNTLRDDTFVDYVVLCDGRIRSVQILNRWISSLEECRTTAVAFQPEKSDSPDGFIMRMSTNETLGKVTIKYLDLHPTEGFVVIHRHTHHLPDSYLISTRRRDPRNLDEVIKQALLALHLDIGNFFVKSKDFGCERREENGIKL; from the exons ATGTATACGTTTAAAGTATATCTACTCGTAGTTCTTATTCGATGTTCCGAAACGTCATCATCTTCAGATTTCGGCATCTTCAAGGAAGAATATCTAAATCCCAAGAGTGTGGATCACAGAAAG CTCTCAGGACGGTGGTATGAGCACATGGATACGTTAAATAACACCCTCCGAGATGACACCTTCGTAGATTATGTGGTTCTTTGCGATGGAAGAATTAGATCAGTTCAGATCCTTAATCGTTGGATTTC GTCTCTGGAAGAGTGTCGGACAACAGCGGTAGCATTTCAACCCGAAAAGTCAGATTCACCCGATGGATTTATTATGCGGATGTCCACAAATG aGACCTTAGGAAAGGTTACAATTAAATATCTTGATCTTCATCCAACTGAGGGATTTGTTGTCATACACCGACACACACATCATCTTCCCGACAGTTACCTCATTTCAACCCGCCGGAGGGATCCCCGTAACCTCGACGAAGTTATCAAACAGGCTCTACTGGCTCTTCATCTGGATATTGGGAACTTCTTTGTCAAATCAAAGGACTTCG GTTGTGAAAGAAGAGAAGAGAATGGAATCAAGctgtaa